One window of the Shewanella cyperi genome contains the following:
- a CDS encoding response regulator, with protein MALNDVSVLLVEDDPVFRKIVASFLDSRGALVIEADDGEKGLARFRQQSFDIVLADLSMPNLGGLDMLREMYRLDPSLPSIVISGNNVMADVVEALRIGASDFLVKPVSDLYTIEQSIKQSLVGKTEQVKEFAELDELSRMELDEHLRLLEQSTEAARHLQHQLFPASSVVYPQAQIDYSLYRRDNISAYFIDSTMADSEHLLLYMAHFHPENNSAAFAGVMLRSFVNQKLKAMRNGLGTMVLEPFNMLCYLNERVVKSGLDITVDIIYIVVELKHYRAAIAQAGHGLRCYLRNEKGLSPLALPDALQLGVLDWGKPSTQFRTLLPGEKLCISTSEPEHKSMLLQDRFDGLAFEPDLASGGYVQVSF; from the coding sequence ATGGCGCTGAATGATGTCTCTGTATTACTGGTTGAGGACGATCCTGTCTTTCGCAAGATAGTGGCTTCCTTCCTCGACAGCCGAGGGGCTCTGGTCATAGAAGCGGATGACGGCGAAAAAGGTCTGGCCCGCTTTCGGCAACAATCTTTCGATATTGTTCTGGCTGACCTCAGCATGCCCAATCTGGGTGGATTGGACATGCTGCGGGAAATGTACCGTCTCGATCCCTCTCTGCCTTCCATTGTGATTTCCGGTAATAACGTCATGGCCGATGTGGTAGAAGCGCTGCGAATAGGTGCTTCCGACTTTTTGGTTAAACCGGTGTCCGATCTCTACACGATAGAACAGTCCATCAAGCAAAGTCTGGTTGGCAAGACCGAGCAGGTGAAGGAATTCGCCGAATTGGATGAGCTGTCACGGATGGAACTGGATGAACACTTGCGCTTACTGGAACAAAGCACCGAGGCTGCAAGGCATTTGCAACATCAGTTGTTCCCTGCATCAAGCGTGGTTTATCCCCAGGCCCAAATAGATTACAGCCTGTATCGTCGCGACAACATCAGCGCTTATTTTATCGATTCCACCATGGCCGACAGTGAGCACCTGCTGCTTTATATGGCGCATTTTCATCCCGAGAATAACAGCGCCGCATTTGCCGGCGTAATGCTACGCAGCTTCGTGAACCAAAAGCTAAAAGCGATGCGCAATGGTTTGGGTACCATGGTGCTCGAGCCCTTCAATATGCTGTGCTATTTGAATGAAAGGGTGGTTAAGTCAGGCCTGGATATCACAGTCGACATCATTTACATAGTGGTTGAACTCAAGCATTATCGGGCCGCGATTGCCCAGGCGGGGCATGGCCTGCGCTGTTATCTTCGCAACGAAAAAGGGCTCAGTCCTTTGGCATTGCCGGATGCCTTGCAACTTGGCGTTCTGGATTGGGGCAAGCCCAGTACCCAGTTCCGTACTTTGCTGCCGGGTGAAAAGCTGTGTATCTCCACAAGTGAACCTGAGCACAAATCTATGCTGCTGCAAGACCGCTTTGATGGATTGGCATTTGAACCGGATCTCGCCAGCGGTGGCTATGTACAGGTCAGTTTCTAA
- a CDS encoding MlaA family lipoprotein yields the protein MKFKWMMLCVGILTATNVVAEDAKESDAQGIKVEYVDPRDPFEGFNRAMWDLNYNVLDRHIYRPIAHGYKDYVPLPIKSGLNNLVLNLEEPSSLVNNTLQGKWGWAANAGGRFTINSTIGLLGIFDVADMMGMSRKQDDFNEVLGYYGVPNGPFFMAPFFGPYVTRELASDWVDGLYFPLSELTMWQSVVKWGLKSLHARAAAIDQERLLDNALDPYTFVKDAYIQHVDYKVYDGNVPSNQDDDELLDEYMQELE from the coding sequence ATGAAATTCAAATGGATGATGTTATGCGTGGGCATTCTGACCGCCACCAATGTGGTGGCCGAAGACGCAAAGGAAAGCGACGCCCAGGGAATCAAAGTTGAGTATGTAGATCCGCGCGACCCGTTCGAGGGCTTTAACCGTGCCATGTGGGATCTCAACTACAACGTGCTTGACCGACATATTTATCGCCCCATAGCCCATGGTTATAAGGATTATGTGCCTTTGCCGATCAAGAGTGGCCTGAATAACCTGGTGCTTAACCTGGAAGAACCCAGCTCGCTGGTCAACAACACCCTCCAGGGTAAGTGGGGCTGGGCTGCCAATGCCGGTGGTCGCTTCACCATCAACTCCACCATTGGTTTGCTGGGAATTTTTGATGTGGCGGACATGATGGGCATGTCACGTAAACAGGATGATTTCAATGAAGTTCTGGGTTACTACGGCGTACCCAATGGCCCATTTTTCATGGCGCCATTTTTTGGTCCCTACGTTACCCGTGAACTCGCATCCGATTGGGTGGATGGACTATACTTCCCATTGTCAGAGTTGACCATGTGGCAGTCAGTGGTTAAGTGGGGACTTAAAAGCCTGCACGCCCGTGCCGCAGCGATAGATCAGGAAAGGTTACTCGACAATGCGCTTGATCCATACACTTTCGTCAAGGACGCTTATATCCAGCATGTGGATTACAAAGTGTATGATGGCAACGTTCCGTCAAATCAGGATGATGATGAGTTGCTGGATGAATATATGCAGGAGCTTGAATAG
- a CDS encoding EscU/YscU/HrcU family type III secretion system export apparatus switch protein, protein MTDTPERKTAVALSYDGKNTPTVTAKGQDLLAEEIIALAKANGIHIHEDPHLANFLNMLELGEAIPKELYLLIAELLAFVYMLDGKFPEQWNNLHKKIIAEA, encoded by the coding sequence ATGACGGACACCCCAGAGAGAAAAACAGCGGTTGCGCTCAGCTATGATGGCAAGAATACCCCAACGGTTACGGCCAAGGGTCAGGATTTGCTGGCAGAAGAAATCATTGCCCTGGCCAAAGCCAATGGGATCCACATACACGAGGATCCGCATCTGGCAAACTTTCTCAATATGTTGGAGTTGGGAGAGGCCATCCCCAAGGAGCTATATTTGCTCATCGCAGAATTGCTGGCCTTTGTTTATATGCTGGATGGTAAGTTTCCAGAACAGTGGAATAACCTGCACAAGAAAATTATCGCCGAGGCCTGA
- a CDS encoding DUF2802 domain-containing protein codes for MEGNELLIAALVYVIACLGLVLYLQKQLNKLRSKVDAMTLLVKDSDKQRDAVKQELHELRSGTIGVGRRVLELEKRLAQQAAKLDESREQDPQARLYTRAMKMVSLGAGIEELMAECELPRAEAELLIRLHGRQSAG; via the coding sequence ATGGAAGGCAATGAATTATTGATCGCGGCCCTGGTCTATGTGATCGCCTGTCTTGGCTTGGTGTTGTACCTGCAAAAGCAATTGAATAAATTGCGTTCCAAGGTGGATGCCATGACCTTGCTGGTTAAGGACAGTGACAAGCAAAGGGATGCGGTCAAGCAGGAGCTGCATGAGCTTCGCAGTGGCACCATAGGCGTGGGCAGAAGGGTGCTGGAGCTGGAAAAGCGCCTGGCACAGCAGGCTGCCAAACTGGATGAATCCCGTGAGCAGGATCCCCAGGCTCGACTCTATACCCGGGCAATGAAAATGGTGTCTCTGGGGGCCGGCATCGAAGAACTGATGGCGGAGTGTGAACTGCCCAGAGCCGAGGCAGAATTGCTCATTCGCCTCCATGGCAGGCAGTCGGCGGGCTGA
- a CDS encoding chemotaxis protein CheW: protein MADSRNVAAVAAGKDDAVLQWVTFRLDNETYGINVMQVQEVLRYTEIAPVPGAPHYVLGIINLRGNVVTVIDTRSRFGLAPAEVDDSTRIVIIEAEKQVIGILVDSVAEVVYLRRSEIDNAPNVGTEESAKFIQGVSNRDNELLILVDLDKLLSDEEWAELAQI, encoded by the coding sequence ATGGCAGATTCAAGAAACGTTGCGGCCGTTGCGGCCGGTAAAGACGATGCAGTATTGCAGTGGGTCACCTTCAGGCTCGATAACGAGACCTATGGCATCAACGTGATGCAGGTGCAGGAAGTGCTGCGTTACACCGAGATCGCTCCCGTGCCAGGTGCACCCCACTATGTGTTGGGTATCATCAACCTGCGTGGCAACGTGGTGACAGTCATAGATACCCGCTCTCGTTTTGGCCTGGCGCCGGCCGAAGTGGATGACTCTACCCGGATAGTGATTATTGAGGCCGAAAAGCAGGTGATTGGTATTTTGGTCGACAGTGTGGCGGAAGTGGTCTATCTGCGTCGCTCCGAAATCGACAACGCTCCCAATGTCGGCACCGAGGAAAGCGCCAAGTTTATTCAGGGCGTCAGCAACAGGGACAACGAGTTGTTGATCCTGGTGGATCTGGATAAATTGCTGTCAGATGAAGAGTGGGCCGAATTGGCTCAGATCTGA
- a CDS encoding chemotaxis protein CheW, which translates to MSKSVDDTVIDYFRILLAETEPSQSTEPALASSLDVLTRAAEVPLARQAAIVAAAPQAAVQQQEPAPVTAGVAAKAVPADVLQKQTLEKLLAPVLQQVKVDAAPAPQLEVAVAAQTEVTTQAVEAQVVPQRLEPEMVPEVIPETQTGSEPPSLTYDLQQQLDEEFQVLFFKVAGLTLAVPLVSLGGIVKVERINQIFGRPDWFLGVQTHRESQLNLVDTCAWVMPEKYDEELAQTVNYQYLVLLEDSNWGLACESLVNSVRIKQSEVNWRSKAGKRPWLAGVVKEQMCGILNVQALVEMLNAGLGCQDPIN; encoded by the coding sequence ATGTCAAAATCGGTTGACGATACCGTAATCGATTATTTCCGGATACTGCTGGCGGAAACCGAGCCGTCACAGTCAACAGAGCCAGCATTAGCATCTTCACTGGACGTTTTGACGCGCGCTGCCGAAGTACCGCTGGCGAGACAGGCCGCAATAGTCGCTGCAGCCCCACAAGCGGCCGTTCAACAGCAGGAGCCTGCGCCGGTGACAGCCGGAGTCGCCGCGAAAGCGGTACCTGCGGATGTGCTGCAAAAACAAACCCTGGAAAAATTGCTGGCCCCTGTGCTGCAGCAGGTAAAAGTTGACGCAGCGCCTGCGCCACAGCTTGAAGTCGCAGTTGCTGCTCAAACTGAGGTCACCACTCAAGCGGTTGAGGCTCAGGTTGTGCCGCAGCGCCTTGAGCCCGAGATGGTGCCCGAGGTTATTCCCGAGACGCAAACCGGCAGCGAACCGCCAAGCCTGACCTATGACCTGCAGCAACAATTGGATGAAGAGTTTCAGGTACTCTTTTTTAAGGTTGCAGGTTTGACACTGGCGGTACCCCTGGTCAGCCTGGGTGGCATAGTTAAGGTTGAGCGTATCAATCAGATCTTCGGACGTCCGGATTGGTTCCTGGGAGTGCAAACCCACAGGGAGTCACAGCTGAATCTGGTGGACACTTGCGCCTGGGTCATGCCAGAAAAATACGATGAAGAGCTGGCGCAAACCGTAAATTATCAATATCTTGTACTATTGGAAGACAGTAATTGGGGCCTCGCCTGTGAATCACTGGTCAATTCAGTGAGAATAAAGCAATCCGAGGTCAATTGGCGCAGCAAGGCAGGAAAGCGGCCCTGGCTTGCCGGCGTGGTGAAAGAACAAATGTGTGGCATCTTGAATGTGCAGGCACTGGTCGAGATGCTCAACGCGGGATTAGGTTGTCAGGATCCTATTAACTGA
- a CDS encoding ParA family protein, which translates to MKVWTIANQKGGVGKTTTVASLAGTLAKRGKRVLMIDTDPHASLGYYLGIDSEEVPGSLYDVFLAHKHLTRELVRQHTVPTLVENLELLPATMALATLDRALGHQEGMGLVLRNLLQLVDDDYDVALIDCPPVLGVLMVNALAASQHIVIPVQTEFLAIKGLDRMIKTMELMGRSKQTRYSYTVVPTMYDRRTKASPAALQQLAEDYGDTLWPDVVPVDTKFRDASLAHLPASHYAAHSRGVKAYERLLDFLMAGEFDHVKIG; encoded by the coding sequence TTGAAAGTCTGGACCATCGCGAATCAAAAGGGTGGGGTCGGAAAGACCACCACAGTTGCCAGCCTGGCCGGAACCCTGGCCAAAAGGGGCAAGCGGGTATTGATGATTGATACCGATCCCCATGCTTCTCTGGGTTATTACCTGGGCATAGACTCGGAAGAGGTGCCCGGCTCGCTCTACGACGTATTTCTTGCGCACAAGCACCTGACACGGGAGCTGGTGCGGCAACACACAGTACCTACCCTGGTTGAAAATCTTGAGCTTTTGCCCGCCACCATGGCATTGGCGACCCTGGACAGGGCGCTTGGCCACCAGGAGGGCATGGGATTGGTGCTGCGCAACCTGCTGCAATTGGTTGATGATGATTATGATGTGGCCCTGATTGACTGTCCGCCCGTGTTGGGGGTGCTGATGGTCAATGCCCTGGCGGCGAGCCAGCACATAGTGATCCCGGTGCAAACTGAATTTTTGGCTATTAAAGGTCTCGACCGGATGATCAAGACCATGGAGCTGATGGGACGCTCGAAACAGACCCGTTACAGTTATACCGTGGTGCCGACCATGTACGACAGGCGCACCAAGGCCTCTCCGGCGGCACTGCAACAATTGGCAGAGGACTATGGGGATACCCTGTGGCCCGATGTGGTGCCGGTGGACACCAAGTTTCGCGATGCCAGCCTGGCACATCTACCTGCGTCACACTACGCTGCCCACAGCCGCGGTGTGAAGGCCTATGAGCGTTTGCTGGATTTTCTGATGGCCGGAGAGTTTGACCATGTCAAAATCGGTTGA
- a CDS encoding membrane anchored protein in chemotaxis locus has product MALYLDVQRKNRVLQQEIQRLQNSQVLLMVPDAQAEAIAEWLSRHPDATDVIIRDARKQQQQDPAAGTSSQPQEQLPLSPLKPVSDLPHTDEPDAPSLQPVVVSESADGVKVINLPHGGIRVTTREEKH; this is encoded by the coding sequence CTGGCGCTGTATCTGGATGTACAGCGCAAAAATCGTGTCTTGCAACAGGAAATACAGAGGTTGCAAAACAGCCAGGTGCTGCTGATGGTGCCCGATGCGCAGGCCGAGGCCATTGCCGAATGGCTGAGTCGGCATCCTGACGCTACCGATGTCATTATCCGCGATGCCCGTAAGCAGCAACAGCAAGATCCTGCCGCTGGGACTTCATCGCAACCCCAAGAACAATTACCCTTGTCGCCGTTGAAACCGGTCAGCGACTTGCCTCATACTGATGAGCCTGACGCCCCCTCATTGCAACCTGTGGTTGTCTCCGAGAGTGCCGATGGGGTGAAGGTGATCAATCTGCCCCATGGCGGGATCAGGGTCACCACCAGAGAAGAAAAACACTGA
- a CDS encoding protein-glutamate methylesterase/protein-glutamine glutaminase, giving the protein MTIKVLVVDDSSFFRRRVSEIVNQDPELEVIGAAVNGAEAVKMAQELQPQVITMDIEMPVMDGITAVREIMAKVPTPILMFSSLTHDGAKATLDALDAGALDFLPKRFEDIATNKDEAIKLLQQRVKALGRRRVYRPVSRPAVAVPEPTRPALGTRPPLSQSFPRTASPSAPIRASGKSYKLLAIGTSTGGPVALQKVLTQFPANYPHPILLIQHMPAAFTPAFASRLNGLCRISVKEAANGDVLQPGCAYLAPGGMQMMVEKAGATGRIKIVAGSADMNYKPCVDITFASASKAYGGDVLAVVLTGMGADGREGARMLKSAGATIWAQDEASCVVYGMPQAVAAAGIATQSIALESMADAILKESGRV; this is encoded by the coding sequence ATGACAATTAAAGTACTGGTGGTTGACGATTCAAGCTTTTTCCGCAGACGGGTAAGCGAGATAGTCAACCAGGATCCTGAGCTGGAAGTGATCGGCGCCGCCGTTAATGGTGCCGAGGCAGTTAAAATGGCTCAGGAACTCCAGCCTCAAGTGATCACCATGGACATAGAGATGCCGGTCATGGACGGCATCACAGCCGTGCGTGAAATCATGGCCAAGGTGCCGACTCCGATTTTGATGTTTTCGTCCCTGACCCACGACGGCGCCAAGGCGACGCTGGATGCACTGGATGCGGGGGCGCTGGATTTTTTACCCAAGCGTTTCGAAGACATTGCTACCAATAAAGACGAAGCCATCAAGCTGTTACAGCAAAGGGTCAAGGCGCTGGGAAGACGCAGGGTTTATCGCCCTGTATCCAGACCTGCTGTGGCCGTCCCAGAGCCCACACGGCCAGCACTGGGCACTCGTCCGCCACTGTCGCAATCTTTTCCGCGGACAGCCTCGCCAAGTGCGCCGATCCGTGCCAGTGGAAAGAGCTATAAGCTGCTGGCCATTGGCACCTCTACCGGCGGTCCTGTGGCGCTGCAGAAGGTATTAACCCAGTTTCCGGCCAATTATCCTCATCCTATTTTGCTTATCCAGCATATGCCGGCAGCCTTCACTCCCGCCTTTGCGAGCCGGCTGAATGGTCTTTGCCGCATTTCGGTAAAAGAGGCCGCCAATGGCGATGTGTTACAGCCCGGCTGTGCCTATCTGGCACCGGGTGGAATGCAGATGATGGTGGAAAAAGCCGGCGCCACGGGGCGGATCAAGATAGTGGCCGGCAGTGCCGACATGAATTACAAGCCCTGTGTGGATATCACCTTTGCCTCGGCATCCAAGGCCTACGGCGGCGATGTCTTGGCTGTGGTGCTGACCGGCATGGGCGCAGATGGTCGAGAGGGCGCCCGCATGCTCAAGAGCGCCGGTGCGACCATTTGGGCTCAGGACGAGGCCAGCTGTGTTGTCTATGGCATGCCTCAGGCCGTGGCTGCAGCCGGTATTGCCACTCAGTCCATTGCCCTTGAAAGCATGGCCGATGCCATACTCAAAGAGTCGGGCCGTGTCTGA
- a CDS encoding chemotaxis protein CheA yields MAFDVDEEILQDFLIEAGEILELLQEQLVALENNPGDTDLLNAIFRGFHTVKGGAGFLGLAPMVDVCHESENTFDLLRTGKRHVTAELMDIILQAVDAINTMFAQTQAGQEQDPASPELLAKLKLLSSGAPLPSEGGAAAPAPEPEPEPEPEPIPEPVVAAPASKNTSGGESSIDEINEAEFEALLDALHGSGKGPGVKTGVPQDVAGKAAAAKPTSAPSGDDITDDEFEALLDELHGAGKFKSAAKGEVAKVEVSAADKVDADEITDEEFERLLDELHGKGTGPGKSAAEPAAPKPSAPKQVAAVTPAAPQPQMAKAAAVPEAPAAQAKAAATNVPQGETTVRVDTARLDQIMNMVGELVLVRNRLVSLGVTREDEEMSKALANLDLVTADLQGAVMKTRMQPIKKVFGRFPRVVRDLARSLNKEIDLILVGEETDLDKNLVEALADPLVHLVRNSVDHGIEMPIEREAAGKRRTGTITLSASQEGDHILLKIEDDGAGMDPEKLKQIAIKRGVLDEDAAARMSDNDAYNLIFAPGFSTKTEISDISGRGVGMDVVKTRITQLNGTVHIDSMKGKGTCLEIKVPLTLAIMPTLMVEVAKQVFALPLSSVNEIFHLDLTKTNIVDGQLTVIVRDKAVPLFYLEHWLRRNKTTFKHGDKKHGHVVIVQLGTMQIGFVVDALIGQEEVVIKPLGALLHGTPGMAGATITSDGGIALILDVPGLLKHYARKK; encoded by the coding sequence ATGGCATTTGACGTAGATGAAGAGATCCTGCAGGACTTTTTGATCGAAGCCGGTGAAATTTTAGAGCTGCTGCAGGAACAATTGGTAGCGCTGGAAAATAACCCCGGTGACACGGATCTGCTTAACGCGATTTTCCGTGGTTTCCACACAGTGAAAGGGGGGGCGGGCTTCCTGGGATTGGCTCCCATGGTTGACGTCTGCCACGAATCGGAAAACACCTTTGACCTGCTGCGTACCGGCAAGCGTCATGTCACCGCCGAATTGATGGATATTATTCTCCAGGCGGTCGATGCCATTAATACCATGTTTGCTCAAACCCAGGCCGGTCAGGAGCAAGACCCTGCCTCTCCTGAGTTGCTGGCCAAGCTTAAACTCCTGTCTTCAGGGGCGCCGCTTCCCTCCGAAGGTGGTGCGGCTGCACCCGCGCCTGAACCAGAGCCTGAACCTGAACCAGAACCCATTCCTGAACCCGTAGTGGCTGCGCCTGCTTCCAAAAACACCAGTGGCGGCGAATCCAGCATTGATGAAATTAACGAGGCTGAATTTGAGGCCTTGCTTGATGCACTCCACGGTTCAGGCAAGGGACCCGGCGTCAAGACTGGCGTCCCACAGGATGTAGCAGGCAAAGCTGCCGCCGCGAAACCCACTTCAGCACCGTCAGGTGACGATATTACCGATGATGAGTTTGAGGCCTTGCTCGATGAGCTCCATGGTGCCGGCAAATTCAAGAGCGCGGCCAAGGGTGAAGTGGCCAAAGTGGAAGTCAGTGCTGCCGACAAGGTCGATGCCGACGAGATTACCGATGAAGAATTTGAACGCCTGCTGGATGAATTGCATGGCAAGGGCACCGGGCCCGGCAAATCTGCCGCAGAGCCAGCTGCACCAAAGCCATCAGCGCCCAAGCAAGTAGCTGCGGTTACACCTGCAGCGCCTCAGCCCCAGATGGCTAAGGCTGCCGCAGTGCCCGAAGCACCGGCAGCCCAGGCAAAAGCTGCAGCGACCAACGTGCCCCAGGGTGAAACCACAGTGCGGGTGGATACCGCCCGTCTCGACCAGATCATGAACATGGTGGGTGAGCTGGTACTGGTGCGCAATCGACTCGTGAGTCTAGGTGTTACCCGTGAAGACGAGGAAATGTCCAAGGCGCTGGCAAACCTGGATTTGGTGACTGCCGATCTGCAGGGTGCGGTGATGAAAACCCGCATGCAGCCCATCAAGAAAGTCTTTGGTCGTTTCCCTCGGGTGGTCCGTGACCTTGCCCGCAGTCTGAACAAGGAAATCGACCTGATTTTGGTGGGTGAAGAGACTGATCTGGATAAAAACCTGGTGGAGGCCCTGGCCGATCCCTTGGTGCACCTGGTACGAAACTCGGTGGACCATGGCATTGAGATGCCCATCGAACGCGAAGCCGCAGGTAAACGACGCACAGGTACCATTACACTGTCTGCCAGTCAGGAAGGCGATCATATACTGCTGAAGATAGAAGATGACGGCGCCGGTATGGATCCCGAGAAGCTCAAGCAAATCGCCATCAAGCGCGGCGTGCTTGACGAGGATGCCGCTGCGCGGATGTCTGATAATGATGCTTACAATCTGATTTTTGCGCCGGGATTCTCCACCAAAACCGAAATTTCCGATATTTCCGGTCGTGGGGTGGGGATGGACGTGGTGAAAACCCGTATCACCCAGCTCAACGGTACTGTGCACATAGATTCCATGAAGGGCAAGGGTACTTGTCTGGAAATCAAAGTGCCCCTGACCCTGGCGATTATGCCAACCCTGATGGTGGAAGTGGCCAAGCAAGTGTTTGCCCTGCCGCTGTCCAGCGTCAATGAAATATTCCATCTGGATCTGACCAAAACCAACATAGTCGACGGCCAGCTGACGGTCATAGTGCGCGACAAGGCCGTGCCCTTGTTCTACCTGGAGCATTGGTTGCGGCGAAACAAAACCACCTTCAAACACGGTGACAAGAAGCACGGCCATGTGGTGATAGTGCAGCTGGGCACCATGCAGATAGGTTTTGTGGTGGATGCACTTATCGGTCAGGAAGAAGTGGTTATCAAGCCTCTGGGTGCCTTGTTGCACGGCACTCCCGGTATGGCCGGCGCGACTATCACCTCCGATGGTGGTATCGCTCTGATCCTCGATGTGCCAGGGCTGCTCAAGCACTATGCCCGCAAGAAGTAA
- a CDS encoding protein phosphatase CheZ, whose translation MQLNTSGLISLEQAQMLVELLSAGEQDQADALFRDFAMPLQRELFDEVGKLTRQLHSALMDFQVDNRLLELANTEIPDAKERLNYVIDMTEQAANKTMDAVEECLPLADALINNIQTVTPAWDRLMRRDIELNEFKALCHDVQQLMVRSENDSNRLRELLNQILMAQDFQDLTGQMIRRVIELVREVESSLVSMLTVFGEHTPQETTEPPKSSIEAEGPIMNAEARQDVVTGQDEVDDLLSSLGF comes from the coding sequence ATGCAGCTAAACACTTCAGGGCTCATCAGTCTCGAACAGGCGCAAATGCTTGTCGAACTCTTGTCCGCCGGTGAGCAGGATCAGGCCGATGCGCTGTTCCGTGATTTTGCCATGCCGTTGCAGCGTGAGTTGTTTGATGAAGTCGGAAAACTCACCCGCCAGCTTCACAGTGCCTTGATGGACTTTCAGGTTGATAACAGATTGTTGGAGTTGGCCAATACCGAAATTCCGGATGCCAAGGAAAGACTCAATTACGTTATCGATATGACGGAACAGGCGGCCAATAAGACCATGGACGCCGTTGAAGAATGTCTGCCGCTGGCCGATGCATTGATAAACAATATTCAGACTGTGACTCCTGCATGGGACAGACTGATGCGCCGTGATATAGAGTTGAATGAATTCAAAGCGCTTTGTCACGATGTACAGCAGTTGATGGTCCGCAGCGAGAACGATTCAAACCGCCTGCGAGAACTCTTGAATCAGATTCTGATGGCGCAGGATTTCCAGGATCTTACCGGGCAAATGATCCGTCGGGTAATAGAGTTGGTTCGGGAGGTGGAGAGCAGTCTGGTCTCCATGTTGACCGTGTTTGGTGAACATACTCCCCAGGAAACCACCGAGCCCCCAAAAAGCAGCATAGAAGCCGAAGGCCCCATCATGAACGCGGAGGCGCGTCAGGATGTGGTAACGGGCCAGGATGAAGTCGACGACTTACTTTCAAGCCTGGGTTTCTGA
- the cheY gene encoding chemotaxis response regulator CheY, whose translation MDKNMKILIVDDFSTMRRIIKNLLRDLGFNNTQEADDGSTALPMLQKGDFDFVVTDWNMPGMQGIDLLKAIRADENLKNIPVLMVTAEAKREQIIAAAQAGVNGYVVKPFTAATLKEKLDKIFERLS comes from the coding sequence TTGGACAAGAATATGAAGATTCTCATTGTTGACGATTTTTCGACGATGAGGCGTATCATCAAGAACTTGTTGCGAGACCTGGGGTTCAACAATACCCAGGAGGCAGATGATGGCTCCACAGCGTTGCCCATGCTGCAAAAAGGCGATTTTGACTTCGTGGTCACGGATTGGAACATGCCCGGCATGCAGGGTATTGACCTGCTGAAGGCCATTCGCGCCGACGAAAACCTGAAGAATATCCCAGTGTTGATGGTAACTGCCGAAGCCAAGCGAGAGCAGATCATTGCCGCGGCACAGGCCGGGGTAAACGGCTATGTAGTTAAGCCATTTACCGCTGCCACCCTGAAAGAAAAGCTGGACAAGATATTCGAGCGCCTCAGTTAA
- a CDS encoding RNA polymerase sigma factor FliA: MNKAAAYTALDNKTSIVEQYAPLVKRIAHHMLARLPASVQLDDLLQAGMIGLLEASTKFDGSKGAKFETFAGIRIRGAMLDEIRRGDWVPRSVHRNQRRVAQVIDELEQELGRDARDTEIAERLDMTLDEYHHILSDVSVGKIIGIEDLGISQDVLVPEGEQSDGIFDSLADSQFHGALVEAIKQLPERDALVLSLYYDEALNLKEIGAILDVSESRVSQIHSQAMLRLKGKLKHWTHV, encoded by the coding sequence GTGAATAAAGCCGCGGCGTATACCGCTTTGGATAATAAAACATCCATCGTTGAACAGTACGCACCGCTGGTTAAAAGAATCGCGCACCACATGTTGGCCCGGTTGCCGGCTTCCGTACAGTTGGATGATTTGCTGCAGGCAGGCATGATAGGCCTGCTTGAGGCGTCGACTAAGTTTGACGGCAGCAAGGGTGCCAAGTTTGAAACATTTGCCGGGATAAGGATCCGCGGCGCCATGTTGGATGAAATCCGTCGTGGCGACTGGGTTCCCCGCTCGGTGCATCGCAATCAGCGGCGGGTCGCCCAGGTCATAGATGAGTTGGAGCAGGAACTCGGCCGTGATGCACGGGACACAGAAATCGCAGAAAGACTTGATATGACGCTGGATGAGTACCATCATATCTTGAGCGATGTTTCTGTAGGTAAAATCATAGGGATAGAAGATTTAGGCATCTCTCAGGACGTATTGGTTCCAGAGGGTGAGCAGTCTGATGGCATCTTTGATTCTTTGGCCGACAGCCAATTTCATGGTGCTTTGGTCGAGGCCATCAAACAATTGCCAGAGAGAGATGCATTGGTATTATCGCTTTATTATGATGAAGCGCTGAACTTAAAAGAAATTGGTGCCATTCTTGATGTCAGTGAGTCCAGGGTGAGTCAAATACACAGCCAAGCTATGCTGCGACTCAAGGGCAAACTCAAGCATTGGACACACGTATAA